One window of Chryseobacterium indologenes genomic DNA carries:
- a CDS encoding RagB/SusD family nutrient uptake outer membrane protein, translating to MKKTIIIISCILSLTTIHSCSDYLEPENYSSVAEAQQFDSVSDTFTALVGVYSQLAGDDGYGQRLALIYPHSSDDFRTSGDYNCNDRRGLATFGACPTNTELNKPFLKLYSGIERANLCIKNIPLSPVYKTGSDADKKLMDRYLGEALTLRAQFYYELIRNWGDIPFQDKPSADYDNLYLAKTDRDVIYEKMIADLAQAATLVPWRSEGSTTNARISKGFVKGLRARIALARAGYSLRRNPQQMVKGTNPQTYYQIALDECKDIMNHTGEHSLNPSYEQVFKALHSNSQDTTNEIIFCVGAFGGNARTDSKIGYYNGLKHDDNSSWKGGGGINALPTYFYEFSKYDLRRDMNVGIFKVNNSNQAELVNAISFTDSKYRKSWTNVTGPSQNLAVDWPLLRFSDVLLMFAEADNELHGAPSSDAINAVKAVRNRAYTGNLGQVGTIPTDKNGFFNYLVQERLLELGCEGIRKYDLIRWNLLDAKITETRQKLTAFANGTGQYANVPLNLYYKKSVYDPTKTAQQNINDIDIFFTGGDKSQVFYLPSQDATPAGYTKIAWRAAVLPTYISDPVKGFAQYFQPNKRELLPIYSDIIMSNYNLTQDYGY from the coding sequence ATGAAAAAAACAATAATTATAATAAGTTGCATTCTATCTCTTACCACCATCCATTCATGTAGTGATTATCTTGAACCTGAAAACTATTCAAGTGTTGCAGAAGCTCAGCAATTCGATAGTGTATCCGACACATTTACCGCTTTAGTGGGAGTTTACAGCCAGCTTGCAGGTGATGACGGATACGGGCAGAGATTAGCATTAATATATCCGCATTCAAGTGATGATTTCAGAACTTCGGGAGATTACAACTGTAATGACAGAAGAGGTCTCGCAACATTTGGTGCCTGCCCTACCAATACAGAATTAAATAAGCCTTTCTTAAAATTATATTCAGGAATTGAAAGAGCCAATCTTTGCATTAAAAACATTCCGCTGTCTCCTGTTTACAAGACAGGTTCTGACGCTGATAAAAAATTAATGGACAGATACCTTGGAGAAGCTTTAACATTAAGAGCTCAGTTTTATTATGAACTGATCAGAAACTGGGGTGATATACCTTTTCAAGACAAACCATCTGCAGATTATGACAATCTTTATTTAGCGAAAACTGACAGGGACGTTATTTACGAAAAAATGATTGCTGATCTTGCCCAGGCTGCAACCTTAGTTCCGTGGAGATCCGAAGGAAGCACGACCAATGCCAGAATTTCCAAAGGTTTTGTAAAAGGATTAAGAGCAAGAATCGCACTAGCAAGAGCAGGATATTCTTTAAGAAGAAATCCACAGCAGATGGTGAAGGGAACCAATCCTCAAACCTATTATCAAATTGCTCTTGATGAATGTAAAGACATCATGAATCATACTGGTGAACATAGCTTAAACCCAAGCTACGAGCAAGTTTTCAAAGCTTTACATTCAAACTCGCAAGACACCACCAACGAAATCATTTTCTGTGTAGGAGCATTCGGAGGAAACGCAAGAACAGACAGTAAAATCGGTTACTATAATGGCTTAAAGCATGATGACAACTCCAGCTGGAAAGGCGGAGGAGGAATCAATGCCCTTCCGACTTATTTCTACGAATTCAGTAAATATGACTTGAGAAGAGATATGAACGTTGGAATTTTCAAAGTGAATAATTCTAATCAGGCTGAACTCGTAAATGCCATTTCTTTCACAGATTCTAAATACAGAAAGTCCTGGACCAATGTAACAGGACCTTCTCAAAATCTTGCTGTTGACTGGCCTTTACTGCGTTTTTCAGATGTATTATTAATGTTTGCTGAAGCAGATAATGAACTTCACGGAGCGCCTTCTTCAGATGCCATCAATGCGGTAAAAGCGGTAAGAAACAGGGCTTACACAGGAAATTTAGGACAAGTTGGAACAATTCCTACCGATAAAAATGGGTTCTTCAATTATCTTGTTCAGGAAAGATTATTGGAACTGGGTTGTGAAGGGATCAGAAAATATGACTTGATCCGCTGGAATTTATTAGATGCTAAAATTACGGAAACAAGACAAAAGTTAACGGCTTTTGCCAACGGAACAGGTCAGTATGCTAACGTACCATTGAATCTTTATTATAAGAAATCAGTTTACGACCCTACAAAAACGGCACAGCAAAATATTAATGATATCGATATTTTCTTTACAGGAGGAGATAAATCCCAGGTATTTTATCTGCCTTCTCAGGATGCAACTCCAGCAGGATATACTAAAATAGCGTGGAGAGCCGCAGTGTTACCAACATATATCAGCGATCCTGTAAAAGGTTTTGCGCAATATTTCCAGCCCAACAAAAGAGAATTATTGCCTATTTACAGTGATATCATTATGTCCAATTATAACCTTACACAAGATTACGGCTACTAG
- a CDS encoding DUF4861 family protein — protein sequence MKFNLFKILIAGAFLSSAFSLAQTSVIEKIKKNPKAPFSYAELSVKEGGKWEDNQYIGGTFKNVQEITLPESHTDHSYYIRYEGIGLENNQIGYRLYLDWRNATDIFGKKVNTLVLPEVGQDGFESYHHDAFWGQDILKSGRTIGIGSYGRYDEQNDFVETFKIVKNTAVKVVNEKDQSYASIDYKGWKTWGNPIDLQSKLTIFNRDRFVKVDLNLSNTISGLCTGIVAFKNIPLKQGISKNKKWGYIASYGNQTETKKDDNLGMAIFYSLESFDKYVKIKSTHTVVFKKTKNVSYYFLGAWSWEPNGLVTEEAFYQDLDKKLEILDKNNQL from the coding sequence ATGAAATTCAACTTGTTTAAGATATTAATAGCAGGAGCATTTTTGAGCTCAGCATTTTCTCTGGCTCAGACTTCTGTAATTGAAAAAATTAAGAAAAATCCAAAAGCTCCCTTTTCCTATGCGGAACTTTCCGTAAAAGAAGGAGGAAAATGGGAAGATAATCAGTACATTGGAGGAACTTTCAAAAATGTTCAGGAAATCACTCTTCCTGAATCTCATACCGATCATTCTTACTATATCCGATATGAAGGTATCGGACTGGAAAACAACCAGATCGGCTACAGATTATATCTGGACTGGAGAAACGCTACGGATATTTTCGGTAAAAAAGTAAACACTTTGGTTTTACCTGAAGTCGGACAAGACGGCTTTGAATCCTATCATCACGATGCCTTCTGGGGACAGGACATTTTGAAATCCGGACGTACAATCGGCATCGGTTCTTATGGAAGATATGATGAACAAAATGATTTTGTTGAAACTTTTAAAATTGTAAAAAATACAGCCGTAAAAGTTGTTAATGAAAAAGACCAGTCTTACGCATCTATCGATTATAAAGGCTGGAAAACCTGGGGAAATCCCATCGATTTACAGTCAAAACTGACGATTTTCAACAGAGATAGGTTTGTAAAAGTAGATTTAAACTTAAGCAATACCATTTCAGGATTATGTACAGGAATTGTTGCTTTTAAAAATATCCCGTTAAAACAGGGAATCAGTAAAAATAAGAAATGGGGCTACATTGCTTCTTACGGCAATCAAACCGAAACGAAAAAAGATGATAATCTGGGCATGGCTATCTTCTATTCTCTCGAAAGTTTTGATAAATATGTAAAAATAAAATCAACGCATACTGTAGTTTTCAAGAAAACAAAGAATGTCTCTTATTACTTTTTGGGAGCCTGGTCATGGGAACCAAACGGTTTGGTAACAGAAGAAGCATTTTATCAGGATTTAGATAAAAAACTGGAAATTTTAGATAAAAATAATCAACTTTAA
- a CDS encoding pectate lyase family protein: MFTIGTLCGIAMLTNAQEVLSFPGAEGFGRYTTGGRGGRVYFVTKLTDDGSEGTLRYALDQKGPRYIVFKTGGTIYLESPLKIKEGDVTVAGQTAPGDGITVANYETFIGADNVVIRYMRFRMGDQKNFEGDALGARFVKNLIIDHCSMSWSTDETVSIYVNENTTLQWCVIAESLRNSAHRKGAHGYGGIAGGKFASFHHNLYAHHDSRNPRLGEYAGSEFALTDLTDFRNNVIYNWGHNNIYGGEGMNVNMVNNYYKPGPATMTRQRIVAIDKNEKPETEVYNIWGKYYITGNVIEGNAEVTKDNWAQGVFAQMKPSYNLMEKDKNEIKINKPHDIQNNVKTDPAKAAYDKILQIGGASLVRDAVDLHVLKDVKNGSFTYSGSKGSSSGIIDSQKDVGGFPDLKRGKPLPDSDNDGMPDEWEIKNKLNPKVANSNERNLDKNYDNIEVYFNDLVKKITERQYQ; encoded by the coding sequence ATGTTCACGATAGGGACCTTATGTGGTATTGCAATGTTGACCAATGCTCAGGAAGTCTTGAGTTTTCCGGGAGCAGAAGGTTTCGGAAGATATACAACAGGTGGCCGCGGCGGAAGGGTTTATTTCGTAACAAAACTAACAGATGATGGCTCAGAAGGCACTTTAAGATATGCTTTAGACCAAAAAGGTCCGAGATATATTGTGTTTAAAACCGGCGGAACCATTTATCTGGAATCCCCTTTAAAGATAAAGGAAGGCGATGTTACCGTTGCCGGACAAACTGCTCCCGGAGATGGAATTACAGTTGCCAATTACGAAACTTTCATAGGCGCAGACAATGTGGTTATACGTTACATGCGATTCAGAATGGGCGATCAGAAAAATTTTGAAGGCGATGCGTTAGGGGCAAGATTTGTCAAAAATCTAATCATTGATCATTGCTCTATGAGCTGGTCAACAGATGAAACAGTATCCATTTATGTGAATGAAAACACCACGCTTCAATGGTGCGTGATCGCAGAAAGTTTAAGAAATTCTGCTCACCGGAAAGGCGCTCACGGATATGGCGGAATTGCAGGAGGAAAATTTGCAAGTTTTCACCATAATCTCTATGCTCATCACGACAGCAGAAACCCGAGATTGGGAGAATATGCGGGAAGTGAATTTGCCCTGACCGATCTTACCGATTTCAGAAATAATGTGATCTACAACTGGGGACACAACAATATCTACGGTGGTGAAGGAATGAACGTAAATATGGTTAATAATTACTACAAACCTGGACCTGCAACCATGACCAGACAGAGAATTGTTGCCATTGATAAAAATGAAAAACCAGAGACAGAAGTTTACAATATCTGGGGGAAATATTACATCACCGGAAATGTGATTGAAGGAAATGCAGAAGTAACAAAAGACAATTGGGCACAAGGAGTTTTCGCACAGATGAAACCGTCTTATAACCTGATGGAAAAAGATAAAAATGAAATAAAAATCAACAAGCCTCATGATATTCAGAATAATGTAAAAACTGATCCTGCAAAAGCAGCTTATGATAAAATTTTACAGATCGGCGGTGCCAGTTTAGTAAGGGATGCTGTGGATTTACATGTTTTAAAAGATGTAAAAAACGGAAGCTTCACTTACAGCGGTTCAAAAGGAAGTTCCAGCGGAATCATAGATTCTCAAAAAGATGTCGGCGGATTTCCGGATTTAAAAAGAGGAAAACCCCTACCCGATTCAGACAACGACGGAATGCCTGATGAATGGGAAATTAAGAATAAATTAAATCCAAAAGTTGCCAATTCCAACGAACGGAATTTGGATAAAAACTACGATAATATTGAAGTATATTTTAACGATCTGGTTAAAAAAATAACCGAAAGACAATACCAATAA
- a CDS encoding glycoside hydrolase family 43 protein produces MKTKILNIAAITLFSVASTYLTAQEKNYVSEVWTADQGKSYRNPVLYADYSDPDAIRVGEDYYMTASSFNEAPGLPILHSKDMVNWKLVNYALPDVLPNNHFSTPKRGDGVWAPSIRFHKGEFYIYWGDPDFGIYMVKTKDPIGTWEKPILVMEGKGLIDSCPFWDEDGNAYLVHGWAGSRAGVKSILTLNKMNPEGTKVLDKGVHIFDGHDAHPTVEGPKMYKKNGYYYIFAPAGGVATGWQLVLRSKNIDGPYEEKVVLEQGSTKINGPHQGAWVDTPSGEDWFYHFQDVDTGGRIVHLQPMKWEKDWPVIGIDNNKNGIGEPVLTYKKPNVGKSYPVATPPETDEFDKAKLGIQWQWSANENIVWSSKLPGQKFLRLFSIKVPEGEKNLWNVPNLLTQKFPAPNFAASTKVKLTPEDAKEGKTAGLLVMGLDHESIVITNKPDGFYIQLRRAEKADKGGEEKVLFETKLKGNEVYLKVNVSEPNGLCQFSYSENGKNFTPVGDVFQAKPGKWIGAKVGLYSVSTQKANRGGYADFAWFRITKN; encoded by the coding sequence ATGAAGACAAAAATTTTAAATATAGCAGCAATCACATTATTTTCAGTTGCTTCAACATACCTCACCGCACAGGAGAAAAACTACGTTTCCGAAGTCTGGACTGCCGATCAGGGAAAAAGTTACAGAAATCCGGTTTTATACGCTGATTATTCTGATCCGGACGCTATTCGCGTTGGTGAAGATTATTATATGACCGCTTCAAGTTTCAATGAAGCTCCAGGGCTGCCCATTCTTCATTCAAAAGATATGGTCAACTGGAAACTGGTGAATTATGCACTTCCTGATGTACTTCCAAACAACCATTTTTCCACACCCAAAAGAGGTGACGGAGTTTGGGCACCCAGTATCAGATTTCACAAAGGTGAATTTTACATCTATTGGGGCGATCCCGATTTCGGAATTTACATGGTGAAAACTAAAGATCCGATAGGAACCTGGGAGAAGCCTATTTTGGTAATGGAAGGAAAAGGTTTAATCGACTCTTGTCCGTTTTGGGATGAGGATGGAAATGCTTATTTAGTGCATGGTTGGGCAGGAAGCCGCGCCGGGGTGAAAAGTATTCTGACTCTTAACAAAATGAATCCCGAAGGAACAAAAGTCCTCGATAAAGGAGTTCACATTTTCGATGGCCACGATGCACATCCAACAGTGGAAGGTCCGAAAATGTATAAAAAAAACGGTTATTACTACATTTTTGCTCCTGCAGGTGGTGTAGCAACCGGTTGGCAATTGGTATTAAGATCAAAAAATATTGACGGACCCTACGAAGAAAAAGTAGTGCTGGAACAGGGATCAACAAAAATCAACGGACCGCATCAGGGTGCTTGGGTAGATACACCTTCTGGGGAAGATTGGTTCTATCATTTTCAGGATGTGGATACGGGCGGAAGAATCGTTCACTTACAACCAATGAAGTGGGAAAAAGACTGGCCTGTTATCGGGATCGATAATAATAAAAACGGAATCGGAGAACCGGTTTTAACCTATAAAAAACCAAACGTGGGAAAATCCTACCCTGTTGCTACTCCTCCTGAAACAGATGAATTTGATAAAGCGAAATTGGGAATTCAATGGCAATGGAGCGCCAACGAAAATATCGTGTGGTCTTCTAAACTTCCCGGACAGAAATTTTTAAGATTATTTTCAATAAAAGTTCCTGAAGGTGAAAAAAATCTATGGAATGTTCCGAATCTGTTAACCCAAAAATTCCCTGCCCCGAATTTTGCAGCTTCTACCAAAGTAAAATTAACTCCCGAAGATGCTAAAGAAGGCAAAACTGCAGGTTTATTAGTAATGGGATTAGATCATGAGTCAATTGTGATTACCAATAAACCCGATGGATTTTATATTCAGTTAAGAAGAGCCGAAAAAGCAGATAAAGGAGGTGAAGAGAAGGTTCTGTTTGAAACAAAATTAAAAGGAAACGAAGTCTATTTAAAAGTAAATGTAAGTGAGCCGAACGGCCTATGCCAGTTCAGCTACAGTGAAAACGGAAAAAATTTCACCCCAGTGGGCGATGTATTCCAGGCGAAACCCGGAAAATGGATTGGGGCAAAAGTCGGCCTGTATTCTGTAAGCACACAAAAAGCAAATCGTGGTGGCTATGCAGATTTTGCCTGGTTCAGAATTACTAAAAATTAA
- a CDS encoding pectinesterase family protein, with the protein MKAPLININFNFISILSILLLSLLSFKTADKTIVVSKDGKGSFTTIQQAIDAIENDSSIRTKILIKPGVYKEKITIPETKGPIVLEGENPQNTNITYDDFASKKNAEGKDIGTTGSSTIFIYSNDFTAKNISFENSSGKVGQAVAVLTSGDRIAFENCRFLGNQDTLYLKGAQDSTDKTKPSRNYFKNCYIEGTIDYIFGAGTAVFENCTIYSKETASYVTAASTPQENEFGFVFINSKIIGNAKENSVYLGRPWRPFAKTVYIDCEINSTIKPEGWHNWSKPDAEKTTFYAEFNSKGSGAHISKRVPWSHQLTKGERKKYTTEIILKGNDRWNIKKSLK; encoded by the coding sequence ATGAAAGCTCCTCTCATTAATATAAATTTTAACTTCATTTCAATACTTTCGATACTATTGTTAAGCCTTCTTTCTTTTAAAACTGCCGATAAAACGATCGTGGTTTCAAAAGACGGAAAAGGCAGCTTTACCACCATACAACAAGCCATTGATGCCATTGAAAATGATTCTTCTATAAGGACAAAAATTTTAATTAAACCTGGAGTTTACAAAGAAAAAATTACCATTCCTGAAACAAAAGGTCCCATTGTGTTAGAAGGAGAAAACCCTCAAAACACCAACATTACGTATGATGATTTTGCTTCAAAAAAGAATGCAGAAGGAAAAGATATCGGAACCACAGGTTCTTCTACTATTTTTATTTATTCAAATGATTTCACAGCGAAAAACATTTCATTTGAAAACAGCTCAGGAAAAGTTGGGCAGGCCGTTGCCGTACTGACTTCAGGAGACAGAATCGCTTTTGAAAACTGCAGATTCTTAGGAAATCAGGATACATTGTACTTAAAAGGAGCTCAGGATTCCACTGACAAGACAAAACCATCAAGAAATTACTTTAAAAACTGCTATATCGAAGGTACAATCGATTATATTTTCGGAGCCGGAACTGCCGTTTTTGAAAACTGCACCATTTATTCTAAAGAAACGGCAAGCTACGTTACAGCCGCTTCTACCCCACAGGAAAACGAGTTCGGATTTGTTTTTATCAATTCAAAAATCATCGGAAATGCCAAAGAAAACTCAGTGTATTTAGGAAGACCCTGGAGACCTTTTGCAAAAACCGTTTACATTGATTGCGAAATCAATTCTACCATAAAACCTGAAGGATGGCACAACTGGAGCAAACCTGATGCAGAAAAGACCACTTTCTACGCAGAATTCAACTCAAAAGGAAGCGGAGCCCATATTTCCAAAAGAGTTCCGTGGTCACATCAATTAACAAAAGGAGAAAGAAAAAAGTACACTACAGAAATTATTTTAAAAGGAAACGACCGTTGGAACATCAAAAAAAGTTTGAAATAA
- a CDS encoding glycoside hydrolase family 88/105 protein — translation MNFINNTIKAYAVVILGSGMFLACAQTKNVTAAKTSTETSKSGKIIPSNLKWSERMLLSEMHRFPKAWMLDFSKSPKWTYPSAIVLDGAEKVYAKTGKKEYYDYISGFGEDLIKEDGTILTYDLSKYNIDMLNSGNVLLYLYEKEKKEKYLKALQTLRSQIDGQPRTDEGSFWHKKIYPYQVWLDGLYMGMPFYTHYTKDFIKNADAQKAYDDIVFQFDSVQKNLLDKKSGLLYHAWDESKKEAWANKETGLSPNFWGRAMGWYGMAMVDVLDYLPKDHPGRARLISYLQSYADAVIKVQDKKSGLWYQILDKPLEKGNYEEATASAMFVYTIIKSVNEGYLPKSYKAAAKKGYDGIIKNLITVDENGVVNLNKCCAVAGLGGKPYRDGSYEYYVNEEVRSNDGKGTGPFILASLEFEK, via the coding sequence ATGAATTTCATTAATAATACAATAAAAGCATATGCGGTGGTCATTCTAGGTTCAGGAATGTTCCTCGCTTGTGCTCAAACGAAAAATGTAACCGCAGCAAAAACTTCAACAGAAACTTCAAAATCAGGAAAAATAATTCCTTCCAATTTGAAATGGTCAGAAAGAATGCTGCTTTCTGAAATGCATAGATTCCCAAAAGCGTGGATGCTTGATTTCAGTAAAAGTCCGAAATGGACCTATCCGTCAGCAATAGTTTTGGACGGTGCAGAAAAAGTATATGCAAAAACAGGCAAAAAAGAATATTACGACTATATCAGCGGTTTTGGTGAAGACCTGATTAAAGAAGATGGTACAATCCTTACCTACGACCTTTCTAAATATAATATTGACATGCTCAACAGCGGAAATGTTCTTCTTTACCTGTATGAAAAAGAGAAAAAAGAGAAATACCTGAAGGCACTTCAAACTTTACGTTCACAAATCGATGGGCAGCCAAGAACCGATGAAGGATCTTTCTGGCATAAAAAAATCTATCCTTACCAGGTTTGGCTGGATGGCCTTTATATGGGAATGCCTTTCTACACGCACTATACGAAAGATTTTATCAAAAATGCAGATGCTCAGAAAGCATATGACGATATTGTTTTCCAATTTGATTCCGTTCAGAAAAATCTTTTAGACAAAAAATCAGGACTTCTTTATCATGCCTGGGATGAGAGTAAAAAAGAAGCCTGGGCCAATAAAGAAACCGGACTTTCCCCAAATTTCTGGGGAAGAGCGATGGGCTGGTACGGAATGGCCATGGTGGATGTATTGGATTATTTACCCAAAGACCATCCGGGAAGAGCAAGATTAATTTCTTACTTACAATCTTACGCAGATGCAGTCATTAAAGTTCAGGATAAAAAATCCGGTCTTTGGTACCAGATCCTAGACAAGCCTTTGGAAAAAGGTAATTATGAAGAAGCAACAGCATCAGCTATGTTCGTTTATACGATCATTAAATCGGTTAACGAGGGTTATCTTCCAAAATCATACAAAGCTGCTGCAAAAAAAGGTTACGACGGAATTATCAAAAATTTAATCACGGTTGATGAAAACGGCGTGGTTAATTTAAATAAATGCTGTGCCGTTGCCGGATTAGGAGGAAAACCTTACAGAGACGGTTCTTACGAATATTATGTAAACGAAGAAGTCCGTTCAAATGACGGAAAAGGAACAGGACCATTCATTTTGGCAAGTTTAGAATTTGAAAAATAA